The following proteins are co-located in the Triticum aestivum cultivar Chinese Spring chromosome 1A, IWGSC CS RefSeq v2.1, whole genome shotgun sequence genome:
- the LOC123049610 gene encoding protein COFACTOR ASSEMBLY OF COMPLEX C SUBUNIT B CCB2, chloroplastic isoform X2 yields MALLVRAPPLLLHLQPPPTTAQAFFVRQLATTPRRRPLSARVRVRASNSDPPQQVNLSVLRFTLGIPGLDESYLPRWIGLGFGALVLLNHLLSPSPTPAQLRSEALGLCLAAFSAALPYLGRFLEGAGASSRVPLPEGSRQVFVIPDDLSTAQKEDMAWATYVLLQNTNTTSVLIAIDNVLCIRGYWNPPADISKYAMIDWFKSQMEQAGLDNLSSALYIPNFSGVILGDLLLVSSIKDVYL; encoded by the exons ATGGCTCTCCTTGTCCGTGCACCACCGCTTCTTCTCCACCTACAGCCTCCCCCCACCACCGCGCAAGCTTTCTTCGTCCGGCAACTCGCAACCACACCCCGCCGCCGTCCCCTCTCCGCCCGCGTGCGCGTGCGCGCCTCCAACTCCGACCCTCCGCAGCAGGTCAACCTCTCCGTCCTCCGCTTCACCCTCG GGATCCCCGGGCTGGACGAGTCGTACCTCCCGCGGTGGATAGGCCTCGGCTTCGGCGCCCTCGTCCTCCTCAACCACCTCCTCTCGCCGTCCCCAACCCCCGCGCAGCTC AGGTCGGAGGCTCTGGGGCTGTGCCTGGCCGCGTTCTCAGCGGCGCTGCCGTACCTCGGGCGCTTCCTAGAG GGTGCTGGTGCTTCCAGCCGTGTGCCGTTGCCTGAAGGAAGCAGGCAGGTGTTTGTGATTCCTGATGATCTGTCAACGGCGCAGAAAGAGGATATGGCCTGGGCGACATATGTTCTGCTGCAGAACACAAACACCACATCAGTG CTCATAGCAATTGACAATGTGTTGTGCATCCGAGGATACTGGAATCCTCCTGCAGATATTTCCAAATATGCAATGATTGATTGGTTCAAGAGTCAGATGGAACAAGCTGGACTTGACAATTTGAGCAGTGCTTTGTACATTCCTAATTTTTCTG GGGTCATTCTAGGCGACCTTTTGCTTGTATCAAGCATCAAAGATGTGTATTTGTAG
- the LOC123049610 gene encoding protein COFACTOR ASSEMBLY OF COMPLEX C SUBUNIT B CCB2, chloroplastic isoform X1 encodes MALLVRAPPLLLHLQPPPTTAQAFFVRQLATTPRRRPLSARVRVRASNSDPPQQVNLSVLRFTLGIPGLDESYLPRWIGLGFGALVLLNHLLSPSPTPAQLRSEALGLCLAAFSAALPYLGRFLEGAGASSRVPLPEGSRQVFVIPDDLSTAQKEDMAWATYVLLQNTNTTSVLIAIDNVLCIRGYWNPPADISKYAMIDWFKSQMEQAGLDNLSSALYIPNFSDTQLGNILPQGILSVLAQPILSNPDPANGESKAEGVVLLASNAKYAYSEKDMVWISTVANKFRLA; translated from the exons ATGGCTCTCCTTGTCCGTGCACCACCGCTTCTTCTCCACCTACAGCCTCCCCCCACCACCGCGCAAGCTTTCTTCGTCCGGCAACTCGCAACCACACCCCGCCGCCGTCCCCTCTCCGCCCGCGTGCGCGTGCGCGCCTCCAACTCCGACCCTCCGCAGCAGGTCAACCTCTCCGTCCTCCGCTTCACCCTCG GGATCCCCGGGCTGGACGAGTCGTACCTCCCGCGGTGGATAGGCCTCGGCTTCGGCGCCCTCGTCCTCCTCAACCACCTCCTCTCGCCGTCCCCAACCCCCGCGCAGCTC AGGTCGGAGGCTCTGGGGCTGTGCCTGGCCGCGTTCTCAGCGGCGCTGCCGTACCTCGGGCGCTTCCTAGAG GGTGCTGGTGCTTCCAGCCGTGTGCCGTTGCCTGAAGGAAGCAGGCAGGTGTTTGTGATTCCTGATGATCTGTCAACGGCGCAGAAAGAGGATATGGCCTGGGCGACATATGTTCTGCTGCAGAACACAAACACCACATCAGTG CTCATAGCAATTGACAATGTGTTGTGCATCCGAGGATACTGGAATCCTCCTGCAGATATTTCCAAATATGCAATGATTGATTGGTTCAAGAGTCAGATGGAACAAGCTGGACTTGACAATTTGAGCAGTGCTTTGTACATTCCTAATTTTTCTG ACACTCAGCTTGGGAATATTCTACCACAAGGAATTCTTTCTGTGTTGGCACAACCAATTTTGAGCAACCCTGATCCAGCTAACGGTGAATCAAAAGCTGAAGGTGTCGTCCTGTTGGCCTCCAATGCAAAGTATGCATACAGTGAGAAAGATATGGTTTGGATAAGCACAGTTGCAAATAAATTTCGACTTGCGTAA